A genomic window from Tolypothrix sp. PCC 7910 includes:
- a CDS encoding patatin-like phospholipase family protein yields the protein MSFKILSMDGGGMRGVITARILQEVEQQIRRQKGQSLHEYFDLIAGTSTGSILAAGIALGKTSAELIDLYVNKGKYIFPLKIKNRYKRFPSFIQPILEALSPSKYSHEGLIKVLIDELGYRRIQDIESPIILILAYDTLYRNTTFFTNCHPDLGYRWYDECYLWQLCVASASAPSFFPPYNLEPVNKEKFGNWVFPHIDGGVSANNPALAALSLIMRISQCSDRVVSQETKCKYKLQNLQMEDISILSIGTGQTGEPYQFEQINKWKPLDWAQHIPDIFMEPTSEVNSTICRQIMGGYESQRYLRLQFDLNERFKAKPGETYKDSRVLLRPEDRKNKYTDIKVNEDIDNAHRDIIAQWIDTTSAYIDEGHTYYTRDDVGPKVKDAIASFIALN from the coding sequence ATGTCCTTCAAAATCCTCAGTATGGATGGTGGCGGGATGCGTGGAGTAATTACTGCACGGATACTCCAAGAAGTTGAACAACAGATTAGAAGACAGAAAGGACAGTCTTTACATGAATATTTCGACCTTATTGCTGGTACTTCTACTGGATCAATTTTAGCAGCGGGAATTGCTTTAGGTAAAACTAGTGCAGAACTAATAGATCTATATGTGAATAAAGGTAAATACATCTTCCCCCTCAAAATTAAAAACCGCTATAAAAGGTTTCCATCTTTCATACAACCCATTTTGGAGGCATTGTCACCTAGCAAATATTCTCACGAAGGGCTGATTAAAGTTCTGATAGATGAGTTGGGATACCGCAGAATTCAAGATATAGAAAGTCCGATTATTTTGATTTTGGCTTACGATACACTTTATCGCAATACAACATTTTTTACGAATTGTCATCCTGATTTAGGCTACCGTTGGTACGATGAATGTTATTTATGGCAGTTATGTGTCGCCTCTGCATCAGCTCCTTCGTTTTTTCCACCTTATAATTTAGAGCCTGTTAATAAAGAGAAATTTGGCAATTGGGTATTTCCACATATTGATGGTGGCGTATCAGCTAATAATCCGGCTTTGGCGGCGCTAAGTTTAATTATGAGAATTAGTCAATGTTCAGATCGGGTTGTTTCCCAAGAAACAAAGTGCAAATATAAGCTACAAAACCTCCAGATGGAAGACATATCTATTCTTTCGATTGGCACTGGTCAAACTGGCGAACCTTATCAATTTGAGCAAATCAATAAGTGGAAACCTTTAGACTGGGCACAACATATTCCTGATATTTTTATGGAGCCTACATCTGAGGTTAATAGCACTATTTGTCGGCAAATTATGGGTGGATATGAATCTCAAAGGTATTTACGCCTGCAATTTGATTTAAATGAGAGATTTAAGGCGAAGCCAGGAGAAACATATAAAGACAGTAGAGTCTTATTGCGCCCAGAAGACCGGAAAAATAAATATACAGATATAAAAGTGAATGAAGACATAGATAACGCTCACAGAGACATTATT
- a CDS encoding HNH endonuclease: MEAQPQTQKSHILQNSVVVFSKNYLPLARVNIKRAIVLLVTGQAESLEFGSTKLWEVRSPSFVLQVPEHIRLTFGNPERHWKVPPVNRREVLKRDGHTCQYCGSTKRLTLDHVIPRSKGGQHTWNNVVTACERCNSTKSDRLPHEAGMVLKTKPKAPIHPAVAFAEQFWNAQRLTENE; the protein is encoded by the coding sequence ATGGAAGCTCAACCACAGACTCAGAAATCACACATACTACAAAATTCGGTGGTCGTGTTCTCTAAGAACTACCTACCATTAGCACGGGTTAACATTAAACGAGCCATTGTGCTTTTAGTCACCGGACAGGCAGAATCACTAGAGTTTGGCAGTACTAAGCTTTGGGAAGTTCGCTCTCCTAGCTTCGTACTACAAGTTCCCGAACACATTCGTCTAACATTTGGCAATCCTGAACGTCATTGGAAAGTACCACCTGTAAATAGACGTGAAGTACTCAAACGTGATGGACACACCTGCCAATACTGTGGAAGCACTAAGCGTCTCACCCTCGACCATGTAATTCCCCGTTCTAAAGGTGGTCAGCATACCTGGAATAACGTTGTTACAGCTTGTGAACGTTGCAACTCAACTAAGAGCGATCGCCTACCACATGAAGCAGGAATGGTACTTAAAACCAAACCCAAAGCTCCAATTCACCCAGCTGTTGCATTTGCAGAACAGTTTTGGAATGCACAACGCCTCACTGAGAATGAGTAA